The proteins below come from a single uncultured Dethiosulfovibrio sp. genomic window:
- a CDS encoding Na+/H+ antiporter NhaC family protein — translation MNNEVSKGNGKAFLPLAVFVVLYLATGMVLTAQGVDKAFYQLPSPVAVILGIISAFFVIKGTIDEKFDMLVEGCGNSNIVIMCLIYLLAGAFTTVSREIGGVEAVVNMGMSILSPRYASAGLFVISAFISISTGTSVGTVVAMTPIGVGIAEAGGLNVALAVGSVIGGCMLGDNLSIISDTTIAATRTQGVRMKDKFNTNAVIALPAAMVTLLLLVIYGSPEVAVPAKEYSYDLVKVLPYLFVLVSALAGLNVFVVLTGGILFSGAIGLWSGAFSPLGYAQNIYGGFNGMMDIFLLSMLMGGLARMVECGGGIEWVLGKVSQVIKGRRSAELGIVGMVSVTDMATANNTVSILINGELAKQLSLKHGVDPRRTASLLDIFSCVFQGLIPYGAQILIAASLMGSGGNPFSLISSCWYQYILAGFAVLSIFVPYADGYIKRHPLTDGDR, via the coding sequence ATGAATAACGAGGTTAGCAAAGGTAACGGCAAGGCCTTTTTGCCCCTTGCGGTTTTCGTGGTGCTTTATCTGGCGACAGGGATGGTTCTGACGGCTCAGGGGGTCGACAAGGCATTCTATCAGTTGCCCTCCCCTGTTGCGGTGATACTGGGAATTATCTCGGCGTTTTTTGTCATAAAAGGGACCATAGACGAAAAATTTGACATGCTCGTAGAGGGATGCGGCAACTCTAATATCGTCATAATGTGCCTGATCTACCTGCTGGCGGGGGCTTTCACCACCGTCTCCAGGGAGATAGGAGGGGTCGAAGCGGTGGTCAACATGGGTATGTCGATCCTGTCTCCTCGTTACGCCTCCGCCGGGCTTTTCGTCATATCAGCCTTTATATCCATATCCACCGGCACCTCCGTCGGTACCGTGGTGGCTATGACCCCTATCGGCGTGGGAATAGCTGAGGCCGGCGGCCTTAACGTGGCCCTGGCGGTGGGATCGGTAATAGGGGGCTGTATGTTGGGCGATAACCTGTCCATCATATCGGACACCACCATAGCGGCCACCAGGACCCAAGGTGTCAGGATGAAGGACAAGTTCAATACAAATGCGGTGATAGCCCTGCCCGCAGCTATGGTAACCCTGCTCCTTCTGGTGATATACGGTTCCCCTGAGGTGGCCGTTCCTGCCAAGGAGTACAGTTACGATCTGGTGAAGGTCCTGCCTTATCTATTCGTTTTGGTGTCGGCCTTAGCTGGGCTCAACGTTTTCGTGGTCCTAACCGGTGGCATCCTGTTCTCCGGTGCTATAGGCCTGTGGAGCGGGGCTTTTTCTCCCCTTGGCTACGCCCAGAACATATACGGGGGTTTTAACGGCATGATGGATATCTTTCTTCTGTCCATGTTGATGGGAGGACTTGCCAGGATGGTCGAGTGCGGCGGTGGAATTGAGTGGGTCCTCGGAAAGGTCAGCCAGGTAATAAAGGGCAGACGTTCCGCCGAGCTTGGAATAGTGGGCATGGTCTCGGTTACCGACATGGCGACGGCTAACAACACGGTTTCGATCCTGATAAACGGAGAGTTGGCGAAGCAGCTCAGTCTGAAGCACGGGGTGGATCCACGAAGGACCGCCTCTTTGCTGGATATCTTCTCCTGCGTGTTTCAGGGCCTTATCCCCTACGGGGCCCAGATACTCATAGCGGCCTCACTTATGGGAAGCGGAGGCAACCCATTCTCGCTGATATCGTCCTGTTGGTATCAGTATATACTGGCTGGATTTGCGGTTCTGTCGATCTTCGTGCCCTACGCCGACGGCTATATAAAAAGGCATCCCCTAACTGACGGGGATAGGTGA
- a CDS encoding uroporphyrinogen decarboxylase family protein: MTFKDEMTPKERMTAFSKGEPMDRIPVVPDMGVTKSEFIGVTTREYYHSAERMAELEIALFDYLHHDSIGISTTLRGMAEAMGSKIGYPEDNISYLIEPVVKDFSDIDRLEPADPHRDGKLPLLLKALEIIKDRLDDVADIGASMTGPFSVAASVVGTENLMKWIVRAPEKVHQVMDVITESNNRYIEAVSKLGMGVGFCDPVSSTSLLSPKQFRAFSLPYLKRNVAHVTECTGGRATLHICGKSRDIWEDCVDAGIGNFSIDNVEDLGEAKEVMGGKVVITGNIPPVDVVAMGTVEDIFRSARECVRKAWDSPKGFILCTGCQIPKGTPMENIKAIMDAGRAYGRLPIRPELLED; encoded by the coding sequence ATGACATTTAAGGACGAAATGACGCCAAAGGAGCGGATGACCGCTTTCTCAAAGGGAGAGCCTATGGATCGTATCCCTGTCGTGCCAGATATGGGGGTCACCAAGTCGGAGTTCATAGGGGTTACTACCAGGGAGTATTACCATTCTGCGGAGAGGATGGCGGAACTGGAGATAGCCCTGTTTGACTACCTCCACCACGATAGTATAGGTATCTCGACCACTCTCAGAGGTATGGCGGAGGCCATGGGGTCTAAAATCGGCTACCCTGAGGACAACATCAGCTATCTGATAGAGCCTGTGGTGAAGGATTTCTCCGACATAGACAGGCTGGAGCCAGCGGATCCCCACAGGGACGGAAAGCTCCCACTGCTGTTGAAGGCCCTTGAGATCATAAAGGACAGGTTGGACGACGTGGCGGATATCGGTGCTTCCATGACCGGCCCCTTCAGCGTGGCCGCCTCGGTGGTTGGGACCGAAAACCTCATGAAGTGGATAGTAAGAGCGCCGGAGAAGGTCCATCAGGTTATGGACGTGATAACCGAGTCCAACAACCGTTATATCGAGGCGGTGTCAAAGCTGGGGATGGGGGTGGGATTCTGCGATCCGGTCTCCTCCACCAGCCTGTTGAGCCCAAAACAGTTCAGGGCCTTCTCGTTGCCCTACCTGAAGAGAAACGTGGCCCACGTGACCGAGTGTACCGGAGGCAGAGCAACGCTACACATCTGCGGCAAGAGCAGGGACATATGGGAGGACTGTGTCGACGCCGGGATCGGCAACTTCTCCATAGATAACGTCGAGGATCTGGGGGAAGCCAAGGAGGTCATGGGTGGCAAGGTGGTCATTACCGGCAACATCCCACCTGTGGACGTAGTCGCGATGGGGACGGTTGAGGATATTTTCAGGTCGGCGAGGGAGTGCGTAAGAAAAGCCTGGGACTCGCCGAAGGGCTTTATCCTCTGTACCGGTTGTCAGATCCCCAAGGGAACTCCGATGGAGAACATAAAGGCCATTATGGACGCCGGCAGGGCCTACGGTCGTCTTCCCATAAGGCCTGAGCTTTTAGAGGATTAG
- the iadA gene encoding beta-aspartyl-peptidase, translated as MIEDLTASRNALLTGGEIYGPEYLGKMDLLMLGGKVISIQPSIDRSSLSVVPDLSLLDCSGCKVIPGLIDQHNHFNGAGGEGGPAFRTPPAQLSSFVKAGITGAVGLLGTDGICRSLEELLAKARGLEEEGLSTWIYTGSYQIPSPTLTGSVMRDIALIDKVIGVKMALSDHRCSHPSVEELRRLVSDARVAGMISGKPGIVCVHMGSESSGLEPLREALRGTDIPMAHFLPTHVSRCDELLEDGIRFIFEGGHVDLTAGDDTPSSVERLFKAGADMSRVTISSDGNGSLPVFDENKRMIGMGVGTPDSILNQIRGTVLSDIAPLETMVSMATKNVADHLGLRGKGRLAPGFDGDTVVLSEGLELRHVLSMGRTSMKDGEVLVKGNFEV; from the coding sequence GTGATAGAGGATCTAACGGCGAGTCGAAACGCTCTTTTGACCGGAGGAGAGATCTACGGGCCGGAATACTTAGGAAAAATGGATCTTCTCATGTTGGGCGGCAAGGTGATCTCCATACAGCCCTCCATCGACAGGTCCTCTCTTTCGGTGGTTCCGGATCTATCGCTTCTAGACTGCTCCGGCTGTAAGGTGATACCAGGCCTTATAGACCAGCATAACCACTTCAACGGTGCGGGCGGCGAGGGAGGGCCTGCCTTCAGAACTCCTCCGGCCCAGCTTTCCTCCTTCGTGAAGGCCGGGATCACCGGGGCTGTCGGGCTGTTGGGTACCGACGGAATATGTCGCTCCCTGGAGGAGCTTCTGGCCAAGGCCAGAGGGCTTGAAGAGGAGGGGCTTAGCACATGGATCTACACCGGGTCCTATCAGATCCCCTCCCCGACCCTGACTGGCTCGGTCATGAGGGATATCGCCCTGATAGACAAAGTCATAGGCGTTAAGATGGCCCTGTCGGATCACCGGTGTTCCCATCCGTCGGTCGAGGAGCTGAGGCGGTTGGTGTCCGACGCCAGGGTGGCTGGGATGATCTCGGGAAAGCCGGGCATCGTGTGCGTCCACATGGGGTCAGAGTCCTCGGGCCTTGAGCCGTTGAGGGAGGCCCTGAGAGGGACCGATATCCCCATGGCCCACTTCCTGCCCACCCACGTCAGTCGCTGTGACGAACTCCTGGAGGACGGAATAAGGTTTATCTTCGAAGGGGGACATGTGGACCTCACAGCCGGGGACGATACGCCGTCCTCCGTCGAGAGGCTGTTCAAGGCCGGGGCGGATATGTCTCGGGTCACCATCAGCTCCGACGGCAACGGCAGCCTACCGGTCTTCGACGAGAACAAGCGTATGATCGGCATGGGGGTTGGTACTCCTGACTCCATACTGAACCAGATCAGGGGCACGGTCCTTTCGGATATCGCTCCTTTGGAAACCATGGTCTCCATGGCGACCAAAAACGTTGCCGACCACCTGGGCCTGAGGGGCAAGGGCAGACTAGCCCCTGGCTTCGACGGCGATACGGTGGTGCTGAGCGAGGGCCTGGAGCTTCGCCACGTCCTATCGATGGGACGGACCTCCATGAAAGATGGGGAGGTCCTGGTTAAGGGCAATTTCGAGGTTTAG
- a CDS encoding isocitrate lyase/PEP mutase family protein, with translation MTKGKRLRKRLAEPGIVVAPGVFDALSARICEMAGFEVLQHTGYGTAASLLGRPDVGLLSMTEMRDQLHRMVRAVDVPIIGDGDNGFGNAVNVDRTVREYIWAGAAGLFIEDQVIPKRCGHMAGKTIVSKEEMMGKLRAALVARDGEDKDALIVYRTDAVAVSGFDDAVDRAKAAADLGVDMVFVEALETMEQMERVVKEVPIPLMLNLVEGGKTPLISTSEAEAMGFKYVMYPVTPLFAAAAALRESMEELRKNGLSESLMTKLMSFGDFVDIVGLDEIREMEERYLPPGEMNKYGGRSRIV, from the coding sequence ATGACCAAGGGGAAACGGCTCAGAAAGAGGCTTGCCGAGCCAGGTATAGTTGTAGCTCCAGGGGTGTTCGACGCCCTCAGCGCCAGGATATGCGAGATGGCTGGGTTCGAGGTGCTTCAGCATACTGGGTACGGAACGGCGGCCTCTCTCCTTGGAAGGCCAGACGTGGGGCTTCTCTCCATGACCGAGATGAGGGACCAGCTTCACCGCATGGTCAGGGCCGTCGACGTGCCCATCATCGGGGACGGGGATAACGGTTTTGGAAACGCCGTTAACGTCGACAGAACGGTCCGTGAGTATATCTGGGCTGGTGCAGCAGGTTTGTTCATAGAGGATCAGGTCATTCCAAAAAGATGTGGCCACATGGCGGGAAAGACGATCGTATCCAAGGAAGAGATGATGGGAAAACTCAGGGCCGCTCTGGTCGCTAGGGACGGAGAGGATAAAGACGCCCTGATAGTCTACAGGACCGACGCAGTTGCCGTATCTGGGTTCGACGACGCCGTGGACAGGGCTAAAGCCGCCGCAGACCTTGGGGTGGACATGGTCTTCGTCGAGGCCCTTGAGACGATGGAGCAGATGGAGAGAGTCGTCAAGGAGGTGCCGATTCCTCTGATGCTCAACCTAGTCGAGGGGGGAAAGACCCCTCTAATATCGACGTCAGAGGCCGAGGCTATGGGCTTTAAATACGTCATGTACCCTGTGACCCCTCTTTTCGCCGCGGCAGCGGCCTTGAGGGAGAGCATGGAAGAGCTCAGAAAAAACGGCCTCTCCGAGTCACTTATGACGAAGTTAATGTCTTTTGGTGATTTCGTGGATATCGTAGGGCTTGATGAGATAAGGGAGATGGAGGAACGCTACCTTCCTCCAGGTGAGATGAATAAATACGGAGGACGGTCCAGGATAGTCTGA
- a CDS encoding hydroxymethylglutaryl-CoA lyase — protein sequence MFDKKLPSSVQIREVCPRDGFQSQREFIPTEEKIALVDAMAETGVSIMEVTSFVSPKAIPQMADASEVMEHFNRRWRGKVESIVLIPNLKGAERALAVGSDAVGFVVSASEAHNMANTRRSVRESMDELRSVASIKGDTALGVSVATSFECPFDGPVDPQAVVKIVEEALEIGVDSITLADTVGTCDPLMLTKTLTEVRSRFGEYPFFLHLHDTNGMAMVNTMAAMDLGFYRFDSAAGGLGGCPFAPGAAGNVATEDMVNFFERIGVSTGVRLDKVLEVAGRMKEMGLAVNSHLSARCKK from the coding sequence ATGTTCGATAAAAAACTTCCCTCAAGCGTCCAGATAAGGGAGGTCTGTCCCAGGGATGGATTTCAGAGCCAGAGGGAATTTATCCCCACGGAGGAGAAAATAGCCTTGGTGGACGCTATGGCAGAGACCGGTGTGTCGATCATGGAGGTGACCTCCTTCGTCAGTCCAAAGGCGATACCTCAGATGGCCGACGCATCGGAGGTCATGGAGCACTTCAACCGTCGTTGGAGGGGCAAGGTGGAGTCCATCGTTCTGATACCTAACCTAAAGGGAGCGGAGAGGGCTCTGGCTGTGGGCTCCGACGCGGTTGGGTTTGTCGTATCAGCCAGCGAGGCCCACAATATGGCTAACACCAGGCGATCGGTCAGGGAATCTATGGACGAGCTGAGGTCGGTGGCCTCCATAAAGGGAGATACCGCACTGGGGGTATCGGTCGCGACCTCCTTTGAGTGTCCCTTCGACGGTCCGGTCGACCCCCAAGCCGTAGTAAAAATAGTGGAGGAAGCCTTGGAGATCGGCGTGGACTCCATCACTCTGGCCGATACCGTTGGAACTTGCGACCCGCTCATGTTGACGAAGACCCTCACTGAGGTCAGAAGTCGTTTTGGCGAATATCCCTTCTTCCTTCATCTCCACGATACGAACGGCATGGCTATGGTGAACACCATGGCGGCGATGGACCTCGGGTTCTATCGTTTCGATTCCGCCGCAGGAGGGCTGGGAGGATGTCCATTCGCCCCAGGGGCCGCAGGCAACGTGGCGACCGAGGATATGGTCAACTTCTTCGAGAGGATCGGCGTGTCTACAGGGGTCAGGCTTGATAAGGTCCTTGAGGTCGCTGGAAGGATGAAGGAAATGGGATTGGCGGTCAACAGCCATCTATCCGCTAGGTGTAAAAAATGA